From uncultured Roseateles sp., the proteins below share one genomic window:
- a CDS encoding DJ-1/PfpI family protein: MTTMTCRPLAGFLLVCSVFAAHASDDQPTVHSSAHRRADGAKTTYVCQMANHHHMTSHGPVKEYDKPGICPSDGAEMIAKNSLLRVAVLVFDGVQDIDYAGPMEVFGQTGATLFTVAATTDAVHSTYGVKMQPDFDIDHAPAADVLLIPGGNVGVVMGNPKVLDWLRQRKGDVSTMLSVCTGAFILGKAGLLDGLSASTIAGASTQLAKMFPKTNVVTDRRYVDNGQIVTTGGLSAGIDGALHVVERELGKLRAEDVARGLEYEWHADGKGGFGLLAGNLMPDVGGFLPDGASWERFEEGGDTKRWMIRGHLGMEAGAQVFLDDSAKIIAEGAWTPIADSDRMHRSFVRSKGGQAWRFTLTLAREAEPLHYQLTMAVRQVAAEKRRRPAKV, translated from the coding sequence ATGACCACAATGACGTGTCGCCCCCTTGCGGGCTTCCTGTTGGTTTGCTCGGTCTTTGCGGCCCATGCCAGCGACGACCAACCCACCGTCCACTCGTCAGCGCACCGGCGCGCTGACGGCGCAAAGACGACTTATGTCTGCCAGATGGCGAACCACCATCACATGACATCGCACGGGCCTGTGAAGGAGTACGACAAGCCCGGCATCTGTCCCTCTGACGGCGCCGAGATGATCGCCAAGAATTCACTCTTGCGCGTTGCCGTACTGGTGTTCGATGGCGTGCAGGACATCGACTATGCAGGCCCGATGGAAGTGTTTGGCCAGACAGGGGCAACCCTCTTCACGGTCGCCGCGACCACCGATGCTGTGCATTCCACCTACGGCGTCAAGATGCAGCCGGACTTCGACATTGACCATGCGCCGGCTGCAGACGTGTTGCTGATACCAGGTGGCAATGTGGGCGTCGTGATGGGCAACCCCAAGGTGCTGGACTGGCTGCGCCAACGCAAAGGCGATGTGAGCACGATGCTGTCGGTGTGCACCGGTGCGTTCATTCTGGGCAAGGCGGGCTTGCTCGACGGGTTGTCAGCAAGCACGATTGCCGGAGCCAGCACTCAGCTTGCAAAGATGTTTCCCAAGACGAACGTGGTGACGGACCGACGCTATGTCGACAACGGACAGATCGTCACTACCGGTGGTCTTTCGGCCGGCATTGATGGAGCGCTGCACGTGGTCGAGCGAGAGCTTGGGAAGTTGCGAGCCGAAGACGTCGCACGGGGACTTGAATACGAGTGGCACGCCGACGGCAAGGGTGGTTTCGGACTGCTCGCCGGCAATCTGATGCCCGACGTCGGTGGCTTCCTGCCAGACGGTGCCTCATGGGAGCGCTTCGAAGAGGGGGGCGACACCAAGCGCTGGATGATTCGAGGCCACCTCGGCATGGAGGCCGGCGCGCAGGTTTTTCTGGATGACAGCGCAAAGATTATTGCGGAAGGCGCTTGGACGCCCATCGCGGATTCCGACAGGATGCACCGGAGTTTTGTTCGATCCAAAGGCGGCCAGGCATGGCGGTTCACCCTGACCCTGGCCCGCGAAGCTGAGCCGTTGCACTATCAACTCACGATGGCCGTTCGGCAGGTGGCCGCGGAGAAGAGGCGGAGACCGGCCAAGGTGTGA
- a CDS encoding glutathione S-transferase, which produces MLTLCGFGVSNYYNKLKLVLLEKGVPFEERLVYPWQRDLFYDTSPMGKIPFVETAQGGLSESQVILEYLEERYPEHPLYPSDVFQRAKCRELIQHLELNCEWVARRMYKESFFGGCVSDETKHDARERLSIGLAAVARLSSFSPYIFGSTFTAADCIAYVHFLMIKLTTEKIYGKNLLDEHFPGLPAYLALMDARPHIQRMLLEREAALTAFAETNVKYDG; this is translated from the coding sequence ATGCTAACTTTGTGCGGTTTTGGCGTCAGCAACTACTACAACAAGCTCAAGCTGGTGCTGCTCGAAAAGGGCGTGCCCTTCGAGGAACGCCTGGTCTACCCGTGGCAAAGAGACCTGTTCTACGACACCTCACCAATGGGAAAGATCCCCTTCGTCGAGACAGCGCAAGGCGGCCTGTCCGAGTCTCAGGTGATCCTCGAGTACCTCGAAGAGCGCTATCCCGAGCATCCTCTCTACCCCTCCGATGTATTTCAGCGGGCAAAGTGCCGCGAGCTGATCCAACACCTGGAGCTCAACTGCGAATGGGTCGCGCGGCGGATGTACAAGGAATCGTTCTTCGGTGGATGTGTTTCCGACGAGACCAAGCACGATGCCAGGGAGCGGCTGAGCATCGGACTCGCCGCAGTGGCGCGACTCTCGTCGTTCTCACCCTACATCTTTGGCAGCACGTTCACGGCGGCCGATTGCATCGCCTACGTGCACTTCTTGATGATCAAGCTGACCACCGAGAAGATCTACGGCAAGAACTTGCTGGACGAGCACTTCCCCGGGTTGCCGGCCTACTTGGCGCTGATGGACGCGCGCCCGCACATCCAAAGGATGCTGTTGGAGCGCGAGGCTGCGCTGACTGCGTTCGCCGAAACCAATGTGAAGTACGACGGGTAG
- a CDS encoding DUF4148 domain-containing protein: MSQYLAEAASSAQPVSRAQVLAELAESRRLGVLNHSESNTFPTPAQSEQVRQAGLKALPMTVATR; encoded by the coding sequence ATGAGCCAGTACCTGGCTGAGGCGGCTTCCTCCGCCCAGCCCGTCAGCCGTGCTCAAGTGCTGGCTGAGCTGGCCGAATCGCGGCGCCTGGGCGTACTCAATCACAGCGAGAGCAACACCTTCCCGACACCTGCGCAGTCGGAGCAGGTGCGCCAGGCAGGGCTGAAGGCTTTGCCGATGACGGTCGCGACACGTTGA
- a CDS encoding DUF4148 domain-containing protein — protein sequence MNAKTLITLAIALLGAASAFADHHDDSGLSRADVSTALAQARISGELHHGDREINILPAGTTLKTRAQVQAETAEALRLNVVSRSEANIFPTDAQLHAVRVAGLKALPEQDAAR from the coding sequence ATGAACGCCAAGACCCTGATCACCCTCGCCATCGCCCTGCTGGGTGCCGCCTCCGCCTTTGCCGACCACCACGATGACAGCGGCCTGAGCCGTGCCGACGTGAGCACCGCGCTGGCACAAGCCCGCATCAGCGGGGAACTGCATCACGGAGACCGCGAGATCAACATCCTGCCTGCCGGGACGACCTTGAAGACCCGTGCCCAGGTGCAGGCCGAGACTGCCGAAGCGCTGCGCCTGAACGTGGTCAGCCGCAGCGAGGCCAACATCTTCCCGACCGATGCACAGCTCCACGCCGTCCGCGTGGCGGGCTTGAAGGCCTTGCCCGAGCAGGATGCTGCGCGATGA
- a CDS encoding thioredoxin family protein, giving the protein MNSLIKTLFFSAGLLAASLSQALTVAPYSETTLAAAQKTGKPVALQFHADWCPTCRAQDKALEVLKSEPGSVDLQLLVVDYDKEVALKQSLKVRTQSTLIVYRGMVEKTRAIGITTPDDIRAALRKAL; this is encoded by the coding sequence ATGAATTCACTCATCAAGACCCTATTCTTCTCTGCCGGTCTGCTGGCCGCTTCGTTGTCGCAGGCGCTGACCGTTGCGCCCTACAGCGAGACCACCCTCGCCGCTGCGCAAAAAACAGGCAAGCCAGTGGCCCTGCAGTTTCATGCCGATTGGTGCCCCACCTGCCGCGCCCAGGACAAAGCGCTGGAAGTCCTGAAGTCCGAACCCGGCTCGGTGGACTTGCAGTTGCTGGTGGTCGACTACGACAAGGAGGTTGCGCTCAAGCAGTCGTTGAAAGTGCGCACGCAATCGACCCTGATCGTCTACCGCGGCATGGTCGAGAAGACCCGTGCCATCGGCATCACCACGCCCGACGACATACGCGCTGCGCTGCGCAAGGCCCTTTGA
- a CDS encoding cytochrome c biogenesis CcdA family protein has translation MSSLGQLGLSIGAGSLTTLSPCVFPLLPLVLGGAVQRNRAAPLAMGLGMVISFAAIGVVVGVLGDSLGLSPERVRVFAATLLITFGIVMLVPILNARFTSLVSPLASGANAASARLDGGSLWGSLALGGLLGLIWSPCSGPLLGSALTLVASEGGAARGALILGLFGLGAAIPLVSAAYASRAGFGRARQWVLRHGERSKKVFGALLLVVGLIILSGADKWLESQVNQRLPDSWLLMTTRI, from the coding sequence ATGAGCAGCCTCGGTCAGCTCGGCCTGAGCATTGGCGCAGGCAGCCTGACGACCCTGTCGCCCTGCGTGTTCCCACTGCTTCCGCTCGTGCTGGGTGGGGCGGTGCAAAGGAACCGTGCCGCGCCGCTTGCGATGGGGCTGGGCATGGTGATTTCGTTCGCGGCTATCGGCGTCGTCGTCGGTGTGTTGGGAGACTCGCTGGGCCTGAGCCCCGAGCGGGTGCGGGTGTTCGCGGCGACGCTGTTGATCACTTTTGGCATTGTCATGTTGGTGCCCATCTTGAACGCGCGATTCACCTCGCTCGTGAGCCCGTTGGCCAGTGGTGCGAACGCCGCTTCGGCCCGTCTCGACGGCGGCTCGCTGTGGGGGTCGCTGGCGCTGGGCGGCCTGCTGGGTCTGATCTGGAGCCCCTGCTCAGGGCCGTTGCTCGGCTCGGCGCTGACCCTGGTCGCGAGCGAGGGCGGCGCGGCGCGCGGCGCCTTGATCCTCGGCCTCTTCGGCCTCGGCGCGGCGATCCCGCTGGTCTCGGCCGCCTACGCCTCGCGTGCCGGTTTCGGCCGCGCGCGGCAATGGGTACTGCGGCATGGCGAGCGCAGCAAAAAGGTGTTCGGCGCGCTGTTGCTGGTGGTGGGCCTGATCATCCTCAGTGGCGCGGACAAGTGGCTGGAGTCGCAAGTCAACCAGCGTTTGCCCGACAGTTGGCTGTTGATGACGACTCGGATCTGA
- the hrcA gene encoding heat-inducible transcriptional repressor HrcA, producing MLDERSKSLLKTLVERYIADGQPVGSRTLSKASGLELSPATIRNVMADLEELGLIASPHTSAGRIPTAKGYRLFVDTMLTAKPAGSGMGGGALEPHLQPDQPHRVIANAAQILSNLSSFVGVVTTPRKASVFHHIEFLRLGERRVLVILVAPDGDVQNRVIFTAQDINQGQLLEASNYINAHYAGLTIEAVRERLKHEVDALRGEIAMLMQAAVQAGTEAMEGNQEQMIISGERNLLTVQDFSHDMGSLRRLFDLFEQKTQLMRLLDVSSRAEGVRIYIGGESQVVPYEELSIVSAPYEVDGQIVGTLGVIGPTRMAYDRMIQIVDITSRLVTNALSQK from the coding sequence ATGCTCGACGAGCGCTCCAAATCACTGCTGAAAACCCTGGTCGAACGCTATATCGCGGACGGTCAGCCGGTGGGCTCGCGCACGCTGTCAAAGGCCTCGGGCCTGGAGCTGTCGCCGGCCACGATACGCAATGTGATGGCCGATCTGGAAGAGCTGGGCCTGATCGCCAGCCCGCACACCAGCGCCGGGCGCATACCGACCGCCAAGGGCTACCGCCTCTTTGTCGACACCATGCTCACCGCCAAGCCCGCGGGCTCCGGCATGGGCGGTGGCGCGCTGGAGCCCCATCTGCAGCCCGACCAGCCGCACCGGGTGATCGCCAATGCGGCGCAAATCCTGTCCAATCTGTCCAGCTTCGTCGGCGTGGTCACCACGCCGCGCAAGGCCTCGGTGTTCCACCACATCGAGTTCCTGCGCCTGGGCGAGCGCCGCGTGCTGGTGATACTGGTGGCACCCGACGGCGATGTGCAGAACCGCGTCATCTTCACCGCGCAGGACATCAACCAGGGACAGCTGCTGGAGGCCAGCAACTACATCAACGCCCACTACGCCGGCCTGACCATCGAGGCAGTGCGCGAAAGGCTCAAGCATGAGGTCGATGCCCTGCGCGGCGAGATCGCCATGCTGATGCAGGCGGCCGTGCAGGCCGGCACCGAGGCAATGGAGGGCAACCAGGAGCAGATGATCATCTCCGGCGAGCGCAATCTGCTCACCGTGCAGGACTTCAGCCACGATATGGGCAGCCTGCGCCGCCTGTTCGATCTGTTCGAGCAGAAGACCCAGCTGATGCGCCTGCTCGATGTCTCCAGCCGTGCCGAGGGCGTGCGCATCTACATCGGCGGCGAGAGCCAGGTCGTGCCCTACGAAGAGCTGTCCATCGTTTCTGCCCCCTATGAAGTCGACGGCCAGATCGTCGGCACGCTGGGCGTGATCGGCCCCACCCGCATGGCCTACGACCGCATGATCCAGATCGTCGACATCACCTCGCGGCTGGTGACGAATGCGCTGTCGCAGAAGTAG
- a CDS encoding NAD kinase: MAKRFRHAAIVGKFQARGIRPVLEDIAHFLAQQGLDVSLERETALNTGITEFPSLSTDELGAQCDLAVVVGGDGTMLGFAREMARHGTPLVGINQGRLGFVTDIPIDQYRETLMPMLGGDYVREHRSMLEGCVWRDGHCIFEALAMNDVVVSRGGTSGMVELKVDVGDEFVANFRADGLIIGSPTGSTAYALSAGGPILHPSIAGWVVVPIASHTLSNRPIVLPDTGTVSVEIVAGRDVSVNFDMQSLASLLHGDRITVRRSEHEVCFLHPRGWSYYATLRRKLRWNEGVS; this comes from the coding sequence ATGGCGAAGCGCTTCCGTCATGCGGCGATTGTGGGCAAGTTCCAGGCCCGGGGCATTCGCCCCGTGCTGGAGGACATCGCCCATTTTCTTGCGCAACAAGGTCTTGATGTTTCCCTGGAGCGTGAGACGGCGCTCAACACGGGCATCACCGAATTCCCAAGCCTCTCGACCGACGAACTGGGCGCCCAATGCGACCTGGCCGTGGTGGTCGGTGGCGACGGCACGATGCTGGGCTTTGCCCGCGAAATGGCACGCCACGGCACGCCGTTGGTGGGCATCAACCAGGGCCGCCTGGGTTTCGTGACCGACATTCCGATTGACCAATATCGCGAGACCTTGATGCCCATGCTGGGCGGCGACTATGTGCGCGAGCACCGCTCGATGCTGGAAGGCTGCGTCTGGCGTGACGGGCACTGCATCTTCGAGGCGCTGGCCATGAACGACGTGGTGGTCAGCCGCGGCGGCACCTCGGGCATGGTCGAGCTGAAGGTAGACGTGGGCGATGAGTTCGTCGCCAACTTCCGAGCCGATGGCCTGATCATCGGCTCGCCCACCGGCTCCACGGCCTATGCGCTGTCGGCCGGCGGGCCCATCCTGCACCCCAGCATCGCCGGCTGGGTAGTCGTGCCCATCGCCTCGCACACGCTGAGCAACCGGCCCATCGTGCTGCCGGACACCGGCACGGTCAGTGTCGAGATCGTGGCCGGGCGGGACGTGAGCGTCAATTTCGATATGCAAAGCCTGGCCAGCCTGCTGCACGGCGACCGCATCACCGTGCGCCGTTCGGAGCACGAGGTGTGCTTTCTGCACCCGCGCGGCTGGAGCTACTACGCCACGCTGCGCCGCAAGCTGCGCTGGAACGAAGGGGTCAGTTGA
- the recN gene encoding DNA repair protein RecN, with product MLRRLSLRDFVIVTALEVDFDGGFSVLTGETGAGKSILIDALQLALGQRGDAGVVREGAAKAEISAEFDAPAAIAPWLEEAGFDVQESLLVKRVIDAQGKSRAWVNGSAATVAQLRELADHLVDIHGQHAWQGLTRAPSVRALLDAYAQLDAAAMASAWQHWKAASEQLAEASKGQDRLATERERLAWQIAEIDRLAPGADEWETLSAEHQRLAHAQSLMDAARVALSVASEADTSAESLTGQAIDALNSVSDYDSRLGPVIEALAGAQSQLQDAAHTLASYLSDADLEPERLQELDERMSAWMGLARRYRRTPADLPALHAQWRAELAALDAASDLEGLERALKAALSAYTAEARKISQARAKAAPKLSDAVSSAMQQLGMAGGRFEVALLPQAEPQSFGLESAEFLVAGHAGSTPRPLGKVASGGELSRIALAIAVTTCQLEGEAGAGTLIFDEIDSGVGGAVAETVGRLMKQLGRDRQVLAVTHLPQVAACADHHFVVAKKAAGGSTSSDVQAVAGEARVAEVARMLGGERLSSTSLAHAQEMLDLSKQPASTPAKPVPAKKAKS from the coding sequence ATGCTGAGGCGCTTGTCGCTGCGCGATTTTGTCATCGTCACCGCACTGGAGGTCGATTTCGATGGCGGCTTCTCGGTGCTCACCGGCGAGACCGGTGCGGGCAAGTCCATCCTGATCGATGCGCTGCAGCTGGCCTTGGGGCAACGGGGCGATGCCGGCGTGGTGCGCGAGGGTGCGGCCAAGGCAGAGATCAGCGCCGAATTCGATGCACCGGCGGCGATCGCGCCCTGGCTGGAGGAAGCCGGCTTCGACGTGCAGGAGAGTCTGCTGGTCAAGCGCGTGATCGACGCCCAGGGCAAGAGCCGCGCCTGGGTCAATGGCAGCGCCGCCACCGTGGCCCAGCTGCGCGAGTTGGCCGACCATCTGGTCGACATTCACGGCCAGCATGCCTGGCAAGGCCTGACCCGCGCGCCCTCGGTGCGCGCCCTGCTCGATGCCTATGCCCAGCTCGACGCCGCCGCCATGGCCAGCGCCTGGCAGCACTGGAAGGCCGCCAGCGAGCAGTTGGCCGAGGCCAGCAAGGGCCAGGACAGGCTGGCCACCGAGCGCGAACGCCTGGCCTGGCAGATCGCCGAGATCGACCGCCTGGCCCCCGGTGCTGACGAATGGGAAACGCTCAGCGCCGAACACCAGCGCCTGGCCCATGCGCAAAGCCTGATGGATGCCGCACGAGTGGCGCTGAGCGTGGCCAGCGAGGCCGACACCAGCGCCGAGAGCCTGACCGGCCAGGCCATCGACGCGTTGAACTCGGTGTCCGACTACGACTCCCGCCTCGGCCCGGTGATCGAGGCACTGGCCGGCGCGCAATCACAGCTGCAAGATGCAGCTCACACCTTGGCCAGCTATCTGTCGGATGCCGATCTGGAGCCTGAACGGCTGCAGGAACTGGACGAACGTATGTCCGCCTGGATGGGCCTGGCCCGCCGCTACCGCCGCACGCCGGCCGATCTGCCGGCCCTGCATGCACAGTGGCGCGCCGAGCTGGCTGCACTGGATGCCGCCAGCGATCTGGAGGGCCTGGAGCGCGCGCTGAAGGCCGCGTTGAGCGCCTACACGGCCGAGGCCAGGAAGATCAGCCAGGCCCGAGCCAAGGCCGCGCCGAAACTATCCGATGCCGTATCGAGCGCGATGCAGCAGCTGGGCATGGCCGGCGGCCGCTTCGAGGTGGCCCTGCTGCCTCAAGCCGAGCCACAGAGCTTTGGCCTGGAGTCGGCCGAGTTTCTGGTCGCCGGCCACGCCGGCAGCACGCCGCGGCCGCTGGGCAAGGTGGCATCAGGCGGCGAGCTGTCGCGCATCGCACTGGCGATTGCGGTGACCACCTGCCAACTGGAGGGCGAGGCCGGTGCCGGCACGCTGATCTTCGACGAGATCGACTCCGGCGTCGGCGGCGCCGTGGCCGAGACCGTGGGCCGGCTGATGAAGCAGCTGGGCCGCGACCGCCAGGTGCTGGCCGTCACCCATCTGCCCCAGGTCGCGGCCTGCGCCGACCATCATTTCGTCGTCGCCAAGAAGGCTGCGGGCGGCAGCACGTCGAGCGATGTGCAGGCGGTGGCCGGCGAGGCCCGCGTGGCCGAGGTGGCCCGCATGCTGGGCGGCGAGCGCCTGTCGTCCACCAGCCTGGCCCATGCACAGGAGATGCTGGACCTGTCCAAACAGCCCGCCTCAACCCCCGCAAAACCCGTCCCCGCGAAGAAGGCCAAGTCATGA
- the rapZ gene encoding RNase adapter RapZ, with the protein MSSVDSDTAFGGLAEALAPRDVVLVTGISGSGKSVAMHALEDAGYFCVDNLPPELLTSFLKLESQREQRHVAIAMDARSAGSLPHLLPTLKKLRARGVRVRSIFLDASTDALVRRFSETRRAHPLSKSEQESGDARRILIDAIELERELLASMRVESTVLDTSALRPAQLRSWVRDLVKVSGTSLTLVFESFAFKHGVPLDADFVFDVRVLPNPYYIRELRPQNGRDAPVAAYLENQPEVAIMMSQISAFFTQWLPAFEADHRSYLTVAIGCTGGQHRSVYMVETLARQFAHHGATLIRHRELDARD; encoded by the coding sequence ATGAGCAGCGTTGATTCCGACACCGCCTTCGGCGGCCTGGCCGAGGCCCTGGCGCCACGCGACGTGGTGCTGGTCACCGGCATCTCGGGCTCGGGCAAGTCGGTGGCCATGCATGCGCTGGAGGACGCCGGCTATTTCTGCGTCGACAACCTGCCGCCCGAGCTGCTGACCTCCTTCCTGAAGCTGGAGTCGCAGCGCGAGCAGCGCCACGTGGCCATCGCGATGGACGCGCGCAGCGCCGGCTCCCTGCCCCATCTGCTGCCGACCCTGAAGAAGCTGCGCGCGCGTGGTGTGCGGGTGCGCTCGATCTTTCTCGATGCCAGCACCGATGCGCTGGTGCGGCGCTTTTCCGAGACACGCCGTGCCCACCCGCTGAGCAAGAGCGAGCAGGAGTCGGGCGATGCGCGGCGCATCCTGATCGATGCGATCGAGCTGGAGCGCGAGCTGCTGGCCAGCATGCGGGTCGAGTCCACCGTGCTGGACACCAGCGCGCTGCGCCCGGCCCAGCTGCGCTCCTGGGTGCGCGATCTGGTCAAGGTCAGCGGCACCTCGCTGACCCTGGTGTTCGAGTCCTTTGCCTTCAAGCATGGCGTGCCGCTGGACGCCGACTTCGTGTTCGATGTGCGCGTGCTGCCCAACCCGTACTACATCCGCGAGCTGCGCCCGCAGAACGGCCGCGACGCACCGGTGGCCGCCTATCTGGAGAACCAGCCCGAGGTCGCGATCATGATGTCGCAGATCAGCGCTTTCTTCACCCAGTGGCTGCCCGCCTTCGAGGCTGATCACCGCAGCTACCTGACGGTGGCCATTGGCTGCACCGGCGGCCAGCACCGCTCGGTCTACATGGTCGAGACCCTGGCCCGCCAGTTCGCCCACCATGGCGCCACCCTGATACGCCACCGCGAGCTTGATGCGCGGGACTGA
- a CDS encoding LON peptidase substrate-binding domain-containing protein: MSTPVLPLFPLQAVLFPGGQLRLKIFEARYLDLMADCLRQQSAFGVIALRQGSEVGRSERRVQFEPVGVAAELLEVDGEQAGILHVRCRGGLRFELQSSAQAADGLWMGQVQWLEEDAPQAIPPDLKPAAKGLAKAINSLAEQGSKPFLEPYGFDDAAWVANRWCEILPIPLAAKQKLMELDSPLMRLQIVDEFLRGKGVLE, from the coding sequence GTGTCAACACCCGTCCTGCCCCTGTTCCCGCTGCAGGCCGTGCTGTTCCCCGGAGGCCAGCTGAGGCTGAAGATCTTCGAGGCCCGCTACCTGGACCTGATGGCCGACTGCCTGCGCCAGCAATCCGCCTTTGGCGTGATCGCGCTGCGCCAGGGCAGCGAGGTGGGCCGCAGCGAACGCCGTGTGCAGTTCGAGCCGGTGGGCGTGGCGGCGGAGCTGCTGGAGGTCGATGGCGAGCAGGCCGGTATCCTGCATGTGCGCTGCCGCGGCGGGCTGCGCTTCGAATTGCAATCCAGCGCGCAGGCGGCCGATGGCCTGTGGATGGGCCAGGTGCAGTGGCTGGAGGAAGATGCGCCGCAGGCCATTCCGCCCGATTTGAAGCCCGCGGCCAAGGGCCTGGCCAAAGCCATCAACAGCCTGGCCGAACAGGGCAGCAAGCCGTTTCTGGAGCCCTATGGCTTTGACGACGCGGCCTGGGTGGCCAATCGCTGGTGCGAGATCCTGCCGATACCGCTGGCGGCCAAGCAAAAGCTGATGGAGCTGGACAGCCCGCTGATGCGGCTGCAGATCGTTGACGAGTTCCTGCGCGGCAAGGGCGTGCTGGAGTAG
- the mutY gene encoding A/G-specific adenine glycosylase: MIQGFAPALIAWQKVYGRHQLPWQNTDDPYRVWLSEIMLQQTQVTTVLGYYERFLERFPDVAALAAAHLDEVLALWAGLGYYSRARNLHRCAQAVVAQFGGSFPPTAELLTTLPGIGRSTAAAIASFCFGERVAILDGNVKRVLGRVLAFDADLAKQSNERQLWALATELLPHQDMPAYTQGLMDLGATLCSRTSPQCLLCPVAVLCLGRKTGQPEDYPVRIRKLKRSRRENWWLWLEHEGRIWLTQRPDTGVWAGLWTLPLFDDEAALQAQAGALDVKLSRLPTIEHSLTHFDWVLHPRQASLSQAPGEALPGPGVWVAREALASYAVPAPLKKLLT; the protein is encoded by the coding sequence TTGATACAAGGTTTTGCCCCGGCGCTGATCGCCTGGCAGAAGGTATATGGCCGCCATCAGCTGCCCTGGCAGAACACGGACGATCCCTATCGCGTCTGGTTGTCGGAGATCATGTTGCAGCAGACCCAGGTCACCACGGTGCTGGGCTATTACGAGCGTTTTCTGGAGCGCTTCCCGGATGTTGCGGCGCTTGCTGCCGCCCATCTCGATGAGGTGCTGGCGCTGTGGGCTGGCCTGGGCTACTACAGCCGCGCACGCAATCTGCACCGTTGTGCCCAGGCCGTGGTGGCACAGTTCGGTGGCAGTTTTCCGCCCACGGCTGAACTGCTGACGACCCTGCCCGGCATCGGCCGCTCGACGGCCGCAGCGATAGCCTCGTTCTGCTTTGGCGAGCGGGTCGCGATCCTGGACGGCAACGTCAAACGGGTGCTGGGCCGCGTGCTGGCATTCGATGCCGATCTGGCCAAGCAGTCCAACGAGCGTCAGCTGTGGGCGCTGGCCACCGAGCTGCTGCCGCACCAGGACATGCCGGCCTACACCCAAGGTTTGATGGACCTGGGCGCCACGCTGTGCAGCCGCACATCACCGCAATGCCTGCTGTGCCCGGTGGCCGTGCTGTGCCTGGGCCGCAAGACGGGCCAGCCGGAGGACTATCCGGTGCGCATACGCAAGCTCAAGCGCAGCCGGCGCGAGAACTGGTGGCTGTGGCTGGAGCATGAAGGGCGCATCTGGCTGACCCAGCGGCCAGACACCGGCGTCTGGGCGGGTCTGTGGACCCTGCCGCTGTTCGACGACGAAGCCGCGCTGCAGGCCCAGGCTGGGGCGCTTGACGTCAAGCTTTCGCGGCTGCCGACGATTGAGCACAGCCTGACGCATTTCGACTGGGTGCTGCACCCGCGCCAGGCCAGCCTGAGCCAGGCCCCTGGCGAGGCGCTGCCGGGCCCAGGCGTCTGGGTGGCACGTGAGGCCTTGGCCAGCTATGCCGTGCCCGCGCCGCTGAAAAAGCTGCTCACTTGA